A DNA window from Drosophila biarmipes strain raj3 chromosome 2R, RU_DBia_V1.1, whole genome shotgun sequence contains the following coding sequences:
- the LOC108022417 gene encoding uncharacterized protein LOC108022417 — protein sequence MKFLALVISTFLILGLSSQLEARKRFYCLWSTKRTCSQNTPRCIRLQTGTNNNAATYTCKYYRSDCQYLLDSCKGETSFGLFGSSVNVQDYCVTNGIAIGGTGACT from the exons ATGAAGTTCTTGGCCCTAGTTATATCGACCTTTCTGATCCTGGGTCTGTCATCCCAGCTGGAGGCTCGCAAGCGATTCTACTGCCTGTGGAGCACAAAGAGGACCTGCTCCCAGAACACTCCCAGATGCATCCGTCTGCAAACTGGAACGAATAACAATGCGGCCACCTACACTTGCAAGTACTATCGCAGCGACTGCCAGTATCTTTTAGATAGTTGCAAGGGCGAGACAA GTTTTGGCCTATTCGGATCATCGGTGAATGTGCAAGACTACTGTGTTACCAATGGTATTGCAATTGGAGGAACTGGAGCCTGTA